A single Polyodon spathula isolate WHYD16114869_AA chromosome 6, ASM1765450v1, whole genome shotgun sequence DNA region contains:
- the LOC121316685 gene encoding phosphatidylinositol-glycan biosynthesis class F protein-like: protein MKDIEINGMVSAHCIIAVSIVMATIVPAVLLDGFSVYGTHLLWLYICTAGVAAVNIAVYTLLGVSPPAKKSTLSHKVTKVSKSCLYFMFSCLLFHGIVVLYGAPLLESASETFSFAVLLSTFTTLRCLCILGPNVQAWIRVFSRNGAMSIWDTSLQITTASSVIGAWLGAFPIPLDWERPWQVWPISCTLGATLGFVAGLFIAPLWIHWHRKQLTYKSK, encoded by the exons ATGAAGGACATCGAGATAAACGGCATGGTCTCGGCCCACTGCATTATCGCAGTGTCCATCGTCATGGCAACGATTGTGCCTGCAGTGCTGCTGGATGGCTTCTCTGTGTATGGCACTCACCTGTTGTGGCTGTATATCTGCACTGCGGGCGTGGCTGCTGTCAACATAGCTGTCTACACACTGCTGGGGGTCAGCCCTCCGGCCAAGAAGAGTACACTGAGTCACAAG GTGACTAAAGTCTCCAAGTCAtgtctgtattttatgttttcctGCCTGCTTTTCCACGGGATTGTTGTCTTGTATGGAGCCCCATTGCTTGA GTCGGCTTCGGAGAcgttttcctttgctgtcttgcTGTCCACTTTCACGACTCTGCGCTGCTTGTGTATACTGGGTCCCAACGTTCAGGCTTGGATTCGGGTGTTCAGCAGAAATGG GGCAATGTCGATCTGGGATACCAGTCTACAGATCACCACAGCCAGCAGTGTCATTGGAGCCTGGCTGGGAGCATTTCCCATCCCCCTGGACTGGGAGCGACCCTGGCAG GTCTGGCCTATTTCTTGTACGCTCGGAGCAACTCTTGGCTTTGTGGCCGGACTCTTCATCGCACCGCTTTGGATACATTGGCACAGGAAGCAGCTGACATACAAAAGCAAGTAA
- the LOC121316686 gene encoding cysteine-rich PDZ-binding protein-like: MVCDKCEKKLGRVITPDTWKDGARNTTESGGCKINENKMLTSKKARFDPYGKARFATCRICKSSVHQAGSHYCQGCAYKKGICAMCGKKVLETKNYKQTSV; encoded by the exons ATGGTCTGCGACAAGT GTGAAAAGAAACTGGGCAGAGTCATCACTCCGGATACGTGGAAAGATGGAGCCAGAAACACAACAG AAAGCGGAGGCTGTaagataaatgaaaacaagatGCTGACATCAAAGAAAGCGAg GTTTGACCCGTATGGAAAAGCCAGATTCGCAACGTGTAGAATCTGTAAAAGTTCAGTGCACCAAGCTGGTTCCCACTACTGCCAAGGCTGCGCTTACAAAAAAG gCATATGTGCTAtgtgtggcaaaaaagttttggaAACTAAAAACTACAAGCAAACATCAGTGTAA
- the LOC121316688 gene encoding GTP cyclohydrolase 1-like produces MEHQKAAAEMNGVCNGNTVAEYNCHKVLSEEAMTQSEKAAVYNCHGTSRKESEDEFKLPALEAAYNTILKGLGENTDRQGLLLTPRRAAKAMQFLIKGYHETIYDILNGAIFDEDHDEMVIVKDIDMFSMCEHHLVPFFGKVHIGYLPNKRIVGLSKLARIVEIFSHRLQVQERLTKQIALAITEALNPAGVAVVIEAAHMCMVLRGVQKINSQTITSTMLGVFRGDPKTREEFLLLVRS; encoded by the exons aTGGAACACCAGAAGGCAGCTGCAGAAATGAACGGAGTTTGCAATGGGAACACTGTAGCAGAATACAACTGCCACAAAGTGCTAAGTGAAGAAGCCATGACACAGTCGGAGAAAGCGGCAGTGTACAACTGTCACGGGACGTCCCGTAAGGAGAGTGAAGACGAGTTCAAACTACCAGCCCTGGAAGCGGCGTACAACACCATTCTGAAGGGGCTCGGGGAGAACACAGACCGGCAGGGGCTGCTCCTGACACCCCGGAGAGCGGCCAAAGCCATGCAGTTTCTAATCAAAGGCTACCACGAAACCATCTACG ATATCCTTAATGGTGCCATTTTCGATGAAGACCATGATGAAATGGTGATTGTGAAGGACATTGATATGTTCTCAATGTGCGAGCATCACCTGGTGCCGTTCTTTGGCAAG GTTCACATAGGATATCTCCCAAACAAAAGGATTGTTGGACTGAGCAAGCTGGCAAG GATTGTTGAAATCTTCAGCCACAGACTTCAAG TTCAAGAACGACTAACGAAGCAGATAGCATTAGCGATCACAGAGGCTCTGAACCCAGCAGGAGTAGCGGTAGTTATTGAGGCTGC TCACATGTGCATGGTGCTGAGAGGTGTGCAGAAGATCAACAGCCAGACCATCACCAGCACCATGCTGGGGGTGTTCAGAGGGGACCCCAAGACTCGGGAGGAGTTCCTCTTGCTGGTGAGGAGCTGA